TTTCTATGCCTGCTTCCTCCAGATGTACATCATGAACTGCTTCCTTTCCATGGAGTCCTGTACATTCATGGTCATGGCCTATGACTGCTATATCTGCCACCCACTGAAGTACCCATCCATCATCACTGACCAATTTGTAGTCAAGGCTGCTGTCTTTATTTTGGCCAGGAATGCACTTCTTACTGTGTCCATTCCCATCCTCTCTGCCCGGCTCCATTACTGTGGGAGAAATGTCATTGAGAATTGCATCTGTGCCAATATGTCTGTCTCCAGGCTCTCCTGTGATGATGTCACCATCAATCGCCTCCTCCAGTTTGCTGGAGGCTGGACACTGCTAGGATCCGACCTCatcctcatcttcctctcctACACACTCATACTGCGAGCGGTGCTGAGACTCAAGGCAGAGGGTGCTGTGGCCAAGGCCCTGAGCACATGTGGCTCCCACTTCATCCTTATCCTCTTCTTCAGCACCATCCTTCTGGTCTTCGTGCTCACTCATGTGGTGAAGAAGAAGGTCTCACCCAATGTGCCAGTCCTGCTCAACGTCCTCCACCATGTCATCCCTGCCGCCCTCAACCCTATAGTTTATGGAGTGCGAACCCAGGAGGTCAAGCAAGGAATCCAGAGATTACTGAAGAAAGGGTGGTAATAAGGACAACAGGATCTCTGCATTTCTAATACATGATGACTTATAAATCAGTTAATGGAAAATTGGGTTGGAACTCATAGCTCAAATAAATTGAGATAGTAAGTTCAAGGAAAGAAGTAAATTTAAATCTGAAACAATTTCTTGACTCTATCCCTCTGCTTCAAATCCTAATGCTCCCCCAAGAAAAATCTCGCatttctgtgactttttaaaaatttttcccaaTCTTTGGAGTTCTATTCTGTCCGAAATATGAGAACTCAGGAGGATGAACTCTATAGTTGAGAAATAAATCCCAGTTAATACTgtatttacatttctatacaagtaattttttaaatataaaactgtgGGTATCAATGCCCTTGGTTGTAacattgttattaatttattactgtttttaaccTAGTTGCATAATGCAGTTGAAAAAGACCACAGTATTTAAATGTTAGGTCTGAATGATGAATAATAGCTAGAGTCCATAAGTAAATCTCTTTCCATTACCTCCAACTAAGCcagtaattttcttctcttcccatctttGCCCAAGCAAAGACTGCGCCTTTTCTGGTGCAACCCTCAGAGGGCTAAGGCTCTTGCAAGAATTGCTCACatgtggagaaatgagatttACTGGGTTTCAGAGAAGTTATCACACAAAGCCTCTTCTTTGGTGTCCTCACACCAGTGTCTGTGCTTGAAGCTTCATCTTCAGAATTCGAAGACTCACTCTGCGATGTGCGTATAGGTTTCTGCTTTGGTGTACTAACATGTCACAGCATCAGAAGATGTCCCAGCAATGAAACGTTAAGCTATTAGGGCCTACTATTAATTAAGCAAAGACTTCCTAGGCAATTGCTCTGGTATAGAAACTTTGTTAGAGTTTGAGGGCACAAAGATGCACAGAACAAATATGCAATCATTGAGGAATGCATATGCTATTTTTTAGACAGAATATAAAGCAATCTAGGCCctataaaattgaagaaatatttttttccacatagaaGGAGGTGGAAAGAAATGAGGTATAAATAAGCACAGTAAACAacttacaaaagagaaaattcctgAGATGGTGAGTTAAAAGTTCTGAACTCTAGTACTTGCACAACCACATACAAGATTGTGACTGGAAACAAATCAGTAGCCTCACTGAGTTTCAGCACCTTCATCTGTTACATGAAGACAGTGAACTAGTTATTTTAAAACGTATTGCTTGTTCTAAGAGTCTATGAAACCATGTTTTGCCTTTAGATAggcaaaccctctcctttctcctttctcccttttttcgttcagtccctgtggctgtttccacttttccactgtctctccagctgctttttttggggggtggggtggtagggaggggtgcttttcccatactctccccacacccacccacccacgcccacctgtctccatcctctatccacaagcaaaaacagctccctgccctccacggcttctctcttccccagttcacctctctgagccgTGTACCTGGCTCGGTTAATcatcaaatcagttttctaggtgtgcaagatggtttagtgttgatctggctgcatttcagagacaagagatgcaaaaaaaacttccatgcttttcCAACACCTTGCCTCCTCCCCTAACAGGTAGGTGGAATACAGCCatagagagggtggggcagaagCCCAGGGCATTGTCCACAGGGGAGATCTGCAAGTAGCAGGGCCCGTGACAAAGAACAAATGGCTATTAAAAGGTGAcaatcaggatgcctgggtggctcagtcagttaagaattcaactcgctcaggttacgatctcatggttcatgtgttcaagccccgcattggggttctgcactgctggtgcttctctccctgcccctcccccactgctccctctctctccctctctcaaaagacacaaataaataacctttaaaaagttaaaaaataaaatttagaaagaaaacaggtGGCTATCAGTCAAGACCTGGCAAAGGACTAGAGATCAATGTAGAGCTAGTAAATGGGAACTCACATCAGAACCACAGCAGGGACACGATCCTACAAACCAGAGACGTACAGGAGAAGAGGCTGGAGTTCAAATGCTGGACCTATTATTATCATGGTACTATAGATGGAATGCTACAGCACAGAGAACATTATATCTTGGGAAAATTTAATTGGAATGGTGCTCAACATTAAGCATCTTCTTTAAATATTGGTTGATTGCATAATTTCATCCTCATTACTCCTAGACTGGATGCCAGTGGAGGCAGATCTGAGCTGAAGAGAACATTATTAAATCTGGCTAGGGTAGCTGTAAATAAAGGAGACCTAAAACAATTACCTTTTCCCATACACCTTACCAGGTATTCCAGGATCTCAGATGGGGTGGCAGGGACAGCGGCACATTCAGCCTGGCTACCAAGTGGTTTCAAGTTTTCTATTGACTACATATTTAATAACATCTTACTGTATTAAtgtctttaatttatatttttagtgaggtacaatttacataactgtatattaattttaggtgtacaatataacgattttatattgtatatattgcgAAATGATCACTATGGCAAGTCTACctaacatctatcaccatacatagttacatttttatgatgagaacttttaagatcttcactcacagcaactttcaaatatacaatatagtttTATTAACCATACATGCCCATGACTTACTTgctttataactgaaagtttgtaccttttgacccctttcacccatttcacccattccccccacctctggcaactatTAATCCgttctctgtttctataagctcagggaggggaggagttgtttgctgtttgtttagATTTCACGTGTAagtaagatcatatggtatttgtctttccctatcCGAcatatctcacttagcataatcccctcaaggcccatccatgttgtcacaggtggcaagattgcattttttttggctgaataatattccattgtgtgtgtgtatatgtatcacattttctttatctatttatctgccAATgtgcatttaggttgtttctatctcttggctattataaataattttgcaaTGAACATGGCAGTGCATGTACCTTTtccagttagtgttttcattttcctcagatAGATGCCCAGCAGTGGAATCGAGGGATCATtgggtggttctattttttttttaagtttatttatttggggggagggaagggcagagaaagagagggagagagagaatcccaagcttgcTCCacacttccagcacagagcccaatatggggctcaaactcacgaaccatgagatcatgacctgaaccaaaatcaggagtcaatacttaaccaactaactCAACAGGGTGCCCcatgggtagttctatttttaagtttttgaggaacctccatattgttttccacagtggctgcaccagtttgcattctcaccaacagtacataagagttccttttctccacatccttgttaacacttgttatttcttatcttttttattttaaatttatttatttaaattcaaattaattaacatacagtgtagcattggtttcaggaacagaacccagtgattcatcacttaaaaatCTTATCTTTTTGACAATatctattctaacaggtgtgaggtggtatctcattgtgattttgatttgcatttccttgataattagtgatgttgagcaccttttgacgtacctgttggccatctgtatgtcttctttggaaaaatgtctattagaTCCTCTGTCCATTATTTAATCAGATGttattgctttgtttgttttttttttgttttgcttttgagttgtatgagtttgttatatattttgaatattaatccccttatcagatatatgatttgcaaatatttcctcctatttaataggttgccttttcattttgtcaatgatttcctttgttgtgcagaagctttttagtttgatgcagtcccaatagtttatttttgcttttgttgcctttgcttttggtatcagatcCAAAAAAccattgccaagactgatgtcaaggaactTACTGCTTACGTTTTTGCAACTCTTTAAATGTTAGAGTTGTatcatctggggtgcctgggtagctcagtcagttaagtgactcttgatttcatctcagatcatgatctcatggttcatgagcttgagccccacattgggctccacactataagtgcagagcctgtttgggattctctctccatctctgcccctctcccctgctcaaactgtctctctctcaaaataaacatttaaaaaaataaaatacaaagttgtATCCTCTATTTTGAATATAAGAAGTCCATTACTCTGCTAAATTATGTTAATGAATGCTTTTATTCTAACAAAAATGACATAACTTTTAATGTTTGCTGAAACCAGCATATGAAATTTCATCAACAAATAGTACTATTTAGGGGGTGggttggtgctttttttttttttttttttatttgagagagagagagagagcatgcctgagtgggggagaagggaataaggaagagaaagacagagagagagaaagagaatcctaagcaggctgtatgATGAgcatgggcttgatcccacaaccctgggatcatgacctgagccaaaatcaggagtcagatgttcaactgactgagccacccaggcacccaaaatagTACTATTTTTAGATCAAGATTCCATAATCCAGATGCCACATAATGTGATCAAAAGTTTTGAGACAGTCaaaattattcattgaaaaagcacctgctatgtgccagacaaaATGCCAGATACAAAGAAGAATTAAAGAGCTTCTGATTTTAATGAGATTGTATTCTTTTGGGAGTGGCAAACAAGTATGGATCCAGGATACCCAACACATCAATAAGTTTCTTGAAGAAAGGTATAGAAATAAGTGGATAATTCATCAACATAATTCATATCACTCATCTAAATAGGATTTAAATCCCACCTATATACTCCGATGACTCAAACTTCTGTCGCTAGCTTAGATCTGGTCCCTGAATAGTGCCATATGTACAGTTGCTTACTTTTACTTCTCTATTTGGATATTTAACAGTCATTTTAAAAGTACAGTCATTTGGAGGAGTTTGGTATGGAAATAGAGTTAGGTGTCCAAAGCCAAATTTCTGATATCACATATAAAACTGGCTCCTCAGTTAATGGCAATTCTGCCTTTCCAACTGTTTTTCAAACAGCCTTGAAGAAGCAGACTCTtcattatagagaacaaactgatgattaccagaggggaggtgggggagggcagatgggtgaaataggtaatggcgattaaggagtgcacttgtgatgagcactggggtgttgtatggaagtgttgaatcactatattgtacacctgaaactaatattacactgaatgttaactacctggaatttacataaaaacttaagaaaaataaaggcttgGAGTCATCCTTTACTCCTCTCCATCTTTTATATCCTACTTATGGACTCTCAGCAAATCTTTGACCCATAACTTCAATTTTTACTCATCACCTTAATCCAAGCCATTATTACATTTCACCTGGATTACTTAAATTAAGTCTTGGGgtctctgggaggctcagtgggttgagtggggttcctgggtggctcagtaaattgagtgtctgactttggctcaggtcataatctcacaggttcatgagttcaagccccacatcaggctcactgctttcagtacagagcccgctttggatcttctttccctctctctctgctccttcctcgctcacacacactctctctcaaaaataaataaaacaggggcgcctgggtggctcagtcggttaagcgtccgacttcagctcaggtcacgatctcatggtctgtgagttcgagcctgtgtcgggatctgggctgatggctcagagcctggagactgcttcagattctgtgtctccctctctctctgcccctcccccattcatgctttgtctctctctgtctcaaaaataaataaacattaaaaaaaaaaactttaaaaaaataaataaataaaatatttaagaaaatattgtcTTCATTGGTTCCCCTGTTCCTACCCACATCCCCCatgttatatttaaagtgctaTCTCATCCTTGCCCTAGGAATTAAATGTGACAGTTACTCAGAATGTAAAGACTAAGAAGTATATGGAaggtattaaataattatttaatgaatggGTATTGAAGGATCATGATGGCAACGGGTTAGAATAAAAAGGTAATTGTTGCCTAAACATGTGTTCAGTGAGGATTTGAGGAGGTGATAATGAGGGTAAATATTATGACAGTGTCTGCAGAAGGTTTAAGTTCAAGATGAGGGTAGCAGCATGGATGTCATATGTGTTCCTCGGGGCATTTAGGTGAATCTATCACTAAAACAGACTCATAATCTGGATCTTTGACTCATATCTCTCAAAACTGGTacttgaatagtttgagaatccCTTGCTTGATTTCCTGGGTTCGTACTCCATAAACAATGGGGTTCAGGGCTGGTGGAATGAGGTGGTGCAAGACATTGAGAAGAATGGGTATCTCTGAGGGCACCTTCTTTTCTGCCTTGTTTGTGAAGATGAAGACAAGCAGCAATGTATAGAAGAAAAGTATAAGAATGAGATGGGAACCACAAGTACTCAAGGCTTTGGTTGCTGCACCTCCTGACTGCAGACGTTTAACAGCCCTCAGGATGAAGCAGTAGGATAGTAAGATGAGCACTAGGTCAGAACCCAGTAGACACCAAACACTCACAAATTGGTAGAGCTTATTTGGGTGAATATCCCCACAGGAGAGCTTTGCTACAGAAATGTTGGCACAGATACAGTTCTCCACCACATTGCTGGCACAGTAGTTGAGCCTGGCAGCCAGAACTGGTGTGGGTAGTGTGGCCAGAAAATTGTGGAAGACAATGAAGATGGCTGCATAAATGACAAATTTTTCAGTAATGATGGACGGGTAGTGCAGAGGATGGcaaatggccacatagcggtcataggccatgaccAGGAAGGTGGAAGACTCCATAGGAAGGAATGTATTCATGATGAACATCTGCAGAAAGCAGCCTGCAAGGCTGATGGTCTTCATGTTAAACCAGAAGATGAGCAGGACCTGCCAGAATCATTATTCTCAAAAACTGCATTCATTCCCACCCTACAGTACCTAACCTTGGGGGAAACTTTCAATGGCTTCAACCATCTGTATCCCCAAACCACAGCCCTATAATCCCAGCTGGGACagtatcttaatttaaaataccttCTATGTGCATCCCAAGTAGAGCCTTATTTATACCCTTTTCTCCCCATCTATAGACCATGCctcttgtttaatgtttacttctagCCTGTCTTCTCTTGATCCCCAGAGTTCTTACCCAAACTCCAGTTGAATGCATCACAAGAACACCAAACTCAGTAAGTTCAATATTTACATTTGGATACTCTCCACCTTCTCTAGACATATAAGAAATCTCTTTCAATTCTGCTTCCTATCTCACTATATGATATAAACATACATCCAGTTACACTTTAGAAAGTAAATTCTAGAGCTCTTGGATGTAAAGGTGGGATCATTCTGAGTCAAGGAAAATCTCCCTAGAagtaaaaagaatgtaaaaacttGGAATATCATTGACTCAGACATTGAGAGAGGGCCTGTCAGTTGGGaaagaattaaatctttaaaaaatggacactacaggaaaccatcaaaaccctagaggaaaaagcgggaacaacctctctgacctcagctgcagcaatttcttacttgacatatctccaaaggcaagggagttaaaagcaaaaatgaactattgggacctcatgaagataaaaacttctgcactgcaaaagaaacaatcaacaaaactaaaaggcaactgatggaatgggaaaagatatttgcaaataacatatcggacaaagggctagtatccaaaatctataaagaactcaccaaactccacacctgaaaaacaaataatacagtgaagaaatgggcagaaaacatgaatagacacttctctaaagaagacatctggatggccaacaggtacatgaaaagatgctcaacgtcgctcctcatcagggaaatacaaatcaaaaccacactgagatatcacctcacaccaatcagagtgGCTCaaacgaacaaatcaggagactatagatgctggagaggatgtggagaaatgggaaccctcttgcactattggtgggaatgcaaactggtgcagcgactctggaaaacagtgtggagatttcccaaaaaattaaaaatagatctaccctatgacccagcaatagcactgctaggaaattacccaagggatacaggagtgcagatgcataggggcacttgtaccccaatgtttatagcagcactttcaacaatagctaaattatggaaagagcctaaatgtgcatCAATTGATGCAtggatgatggataaagaagttgtggttatatatacaatagaatactacttggcaatgacaaagaatgaaatctggccttttgtagcaacgtggatggaactggagagtgtgatgctaagtgaaataagtcatgcagagaaagacagataccatatatttccactcgtatgtggatcctgagaaacttaactgaagaccatgggggaggagaagggggaaaaaagttacagagagggaaggatgcaaactgagaataaactgagggttgatgggggggtgggagggaggagaaagtgggtgatgggcattgaggagggcacctgttgggatgggcactgggtgttatatggaaaccaatttgacaataaaatatttttttaaataattaaaaaatttaaaaaatggacactgAGAATGAGAGGGGACATATCTGGGAGCTGTGACAGACCCTGTGTGACGGTATGGACCACTCACTGAGGATTGTCCTTCAGGGGTAGTAGGATTTATAGCAGCAAAACAAAccactatttaaagaaaaataactgaatgcTTGGAAGTCAATCCAGAAGGGGTCTGACCTTGGGGATGACAGTGAGGCAGAGGATGATATCCAGCACGGAGAGGATGGCAAGCAGGTAGTACATGGGTTCGTGCAGAGATGTCTCTTGCCGAATGGTGAGTAATAACACAAAGTTGGCCCCCAAAGCCAAAACCAGGAGGGGAGCAAGGACTACAGATAGCCAGTGCTGTGTTTCCTGCATTCCTGGGAAGCAAATCATCAGGAATTCAGTCACCTGGGTGCCTGTGTTGTTGAGAAATAGTACCATGACTGGCAGGTGGGCCTGAAACTGGCTGAAAGGAAAGACATGAATTCAGGGTTTGACTGTTTCATTAACAATCTCCTAACTGATGTATCTGCTTTTGTTCTAGGCTGTCATGTTTCTCCACAATTCTGTCGACATGAAATATGTCTACAATTTAAATTGTACAAGTGACTCTTTGTTAAAACAATGTCCTTAGCATTCATAAccttatgaataaaaaataactccCTTCACGAGTATATTCCAACTCCACACATAAACCCAGCCACTGACAGAACATGCTTTGCTCTTTGTCTCAACTCTGTGTTTTTACATGTCATCTCCTTCTCCTAGAATcaactctctttccctcaaataaCTAACTTTTTCTTGTTGCATTCTATCTGGAACGAGAGTTATAGGTCTTAGAAatggtttttcttaaaaaaaaaacaaaaacaaaaacaaaaacaaaaacaaaaaaaaaaaaaaacgttgaaggggcgcctgggtggcgcagtcggttaagcgtccgacttcagccaggtcatgatctcgcatgagttcgagccccacgtcaggctctgggctgatggctcggagcctggagcctgtttccgattctgtggctccctctctctctgcccctccccggtcatgctctgtctctctctgtcccaaaaaaaaaataaataaaaaacgttgaaaaaaaaaaaaagaaatggtgtttcTTGTTACTCTTTCTGCATCCATGGTTAGATGCCT
This region of Panthera leo isolate Ple1 chromosome D1 unlocalized genomic scaffold, P.leo_Ple1_pat1.1 chrD1_random_Un_scaffold_75, whole genome shotgun sequence genomic DNA includes:
- the LOC122212744 gene encoding olfactory receptor 56A3-like: MTTHGNDSTRVSDFLLNCFVRSPSWQLWLSLPLSLLFLLAMGANVILLITIRLEVSLHQPMYYLLSIVSLLDIAVCLTVIPKVLAIFWFDLKSISFYACFLQMYIMNCFLSMESCTFMVMAYDCYICHPLKYPSIITDQFVVKAAVFILARNALLTVSIPILSARLHYCGRNVIENCICANMSVSRLSCDDVTINRLLQFAGGWTLLGSDLILIFLSYTLILRAVLRLKAEGAVAKALSTCGSHFILILFFSTILLVFVLTHVVKKKVSPNVPVLLNVLHHVIPAALNPIVYGVRTQEVKQGIQRLLKKGW
- the LOC122212743 gene encoding olfactory receptor 56A4-like; translation: MVLFLNNTGTQVTEFLMICFPGMQETQHWLSVVLAPLLVLALGANFVLLLTIRQETSLHEPMYYLLAILSVLDIILCLTVIPKVLLIFWFNMKTISLAGCFLQMFIMNTFLPMESSTFLVMAYDRYVAICHPLHYPSIITEKFVIYAAIFIVFHNFLATLPTPVLAARLNYCASNVVENCICANISVAKLSCGDIHPNKLYQFVSVWCLLGSDLVLILLSYCFILRAVKRLQSGGAATKALSTCGSHLILILFFYTLLLVFIFTNKAEKKVPSEIPILLNVLHHLIPPALNPIVYGVRTQEIKQGILKLFKYQF